The segment ttttaaagttaaataattaaaatataaacttactaatagtttaataaCATTCAGAATAATTTTCCCTTACTTTAGAGATAACATGTTGGTTGTCCACACTATCTGATAGTACCATTTCGTACTCCAATTTGGCAGATTTTCAATTAGTTTATGAAGGCTGCTAGCTAGGATCCAAAACTATAGCATGGCCCATCAATTAAATGGGTTACCACGCAATAAGGAGTGCACCGCATGATTTTACAAGTCATTCAAAAaactttaaaacaaaataatttcaaacaCGATTTAtactttaaattatttaaaataaattttatatagttgacattttaaatacaattatgacaaaaatatatataatcatagTAGGAGTAGACAAACTCTCAAATCTAGTAGTAAAGAAGTTGGGATTGGTCCTATCTTTGAAACAAAAGAGAAGGCAAAAATTAAGCCGAGGGAGAgcgagagggagagggagagggagagaaGTTAAAACAAGTGGATAGTGGGGTGATGAAGGGAGAGTCGGAAGAGTACAACTATCTTTAGATGCTTCAGCAAAAGCTTTAATAGTTTAATCATTGCTTCTCACACATTTTATCCatataaaatttgttaaattttgggtatTATTTAGAATATAATTATGTTAAGTTAAAGACCTTGAGGAGTAATTTtaaatacatttcatatattttttcttgattttattttttgtatGTGATGTTGATATCCTTTCGACATCGAgcactttgtttttctttttcttttttgtcaaTAATTATTTGAAGAGTTTACCAAAAGTAGAAAAGATTGGTAAGGTTGTATATGTTTTATAGAGCATGCTTTGAATAAgttttcattatattttatttacattTGCTTCAAACTTCCTTAAGATGTGGTTTTGTTATACATATACAAAACCCATATGTAGAGTTTGACTACATACTTAGATAGATCGGAGATTGTCATGTGTCGGCTATTTTTTTTTATCCGAAACTTTTTAGAATTATAATAGACCTTGATTAAATCTAGAGTTAAGTCAAATTAGACCTTAAATAAGATCAAAAAATTTTGAGCATTATTTTCCATTCACAAAAGACTAAATTTTGACATCGATTTTTTACCTCTCGGTACAACTTAAACTATTTTTGAAACTAATTAAAAACTTAAtcataaatgataattaaaattttaataatttcatttattatttttaatataaaataataaaaataaaaattataaattatattataaataggTAAAGACACAAGTAATACTATTTTTTTAACCAATAAATCTTTTATGCTCGTTTTCTTGTATATAAAGATTAATCCTTTGGTGATTCATAGCAATCTCCTTAAACAATATTTTTTTCCAAAGTTCAACTTGAATTTAGACCTTAATAAATATCGTCTTCAAAGTTCCAACAACACTAATATTATTAACTATATAATTATCCAACAAGAAGATAGTTTTATATGGTTTATTATAGAAGCTTTAAACATACATTCGTGTTTGGACCTTgtttataaacataaataaattagaGATGATTCATTCGTCTTTGGTTCATTGGacactttatttatttatcccCTAAGCTTTCTAATTTAGTAAtacttttcaaaagtacttttaagaaaaaaaaaaaacttttaggaagaagttaaaattttcaacttcttaaaaataaaattttcaacttcTTAAAAAAATGCTTTTGGAACACTTTTCGGCTTGGGAGAAGCAATATTACTGTCAAAAAAGTAAATTGTTTAGGAAAATTTTTATCTCAAAAGTACTTATTAGAAATAAAACTAAACACACCCTAAATAAATGTGAAAAGGGTATAGGGGCTTTGGGGCCAAGGTTCTGTAACTTCTGGGTTTCCCGTAAATGATTCAAATATGTTATGGGCTCATGGGCCGTGGAAGCACCAAAAATTCCACCGCGGTCCAAGAATTGCTAGACATGAGTAGTAAATTGTTTTTCGAAATCGCAGCCGATTGATTCATGTAGGAAATGCATTATTCATGTTTAGATCCAATCTGATCATCTCTTTATTTCCAGATTTCAATATCTTCAGTGCATTATGTCTCAAATTCTGTTTGCGTTATCAAATTTCCCCCCAACTTATCCTTAATTAGTCAGAGACTGAAAGAAAGGGACcagattttatttttcattttggaaACGCACCTGATTTGAATGAAAAATCTCTTTAAACATATATATGATTATAAAGAATAGGTGCTAACAAGTCTTATTTAgcatactaaaataaataaataaataaatatttgactCTTAATTTTAGTAATTGGAGATGGAACCTCTAATAtattaaaaagaagaaaaaagtatTGCATAACATAGATAACCCTTtgattattataaattaaaaaacctCGTGAAGTGAAATATAAGGATTCAGATTCATGGGGAAAATGGACCCCAAAGGTCCGAGTGCAAAGTCTCCTACCCACCTAATAATCAAGTAGGGTCCGATTGACCAAAACAACACATCTTCTTCTCGGCCTTAAGACCCCCAAATGAATGCATctcaatcatcacatatcattttttttttctgaaaaagaATGTAAGATAGTTATGTTGTGTTAAGCCCACATGGAAAATCTCCGGGAATCAACTTGCAAGCATGTTCAATCATTATTCGTGAGGACTGGACCCAGTCTTCAAGAATTTAGGGGTCGCCAACTTGGTAAGCTTTGGTTGGGTGGCTTCAACCTTGAATGCAAATTCCATTGCAAATTTCCTTCCCAACTTGAATTCCCTTGTACTCAAGAGTTGGCTTCTTGCAAAACAATTCAATTTGCTTTAAAGGGTCATTGGGTTAATTTTATGTTGCGACTTAAGCTGTCGTTAGGGTACTTTTATTTAGGTTTATGCTATGTTGAAACTCTATATTCATTTTCTTTATAAGAGCTTCAGTTTTGTTGTTAAATTGATGCAacttaaattatataattgaGTAACAAAACTTATTAGCGTTATCAATTTTAAGCCTAATAACATGGATAGATCCTATATAAAACAATAttaaattatatcaattaagaAAACCCCAATGACCTAGTTGATTCTAAGTCTATCTTCCAAGTGTTTTATTCAACGTACAAACCACCCACTACTAGGAAAGAGAAATAGTCGTGGGGGCTAAATTGAACCTATTTTTGCAGCTCCCTTGAAATGTTATTAGGTGGGATTTCAAAAGAAGATTAAGCGATAAAAGTTGGGTAGACTCTTCACCTATCCATCCAATATCATTGAAAACAGCAATTAGATTTCTTAAGATAGATGTTTATGTCTAATTAAACTTGTTCTTAAAGTGTTAAAAAGGGTGTTGGTTGAATTGGCACCAATACTTTACTAATGAAACTTAAAATTAACGGAGGATTTTTCTAAGTGCCACATACACAGATACTGAgattatgaaatttaaaattgccTAAACTTTTTTAAATCCATGAAGTCATCTTCCAACTTCCTCTTTTATCTATTTTCTGTCCACAACGGTTAAGATGTCTATATCAAGTAGGGAAAGGAAAAATTCCAGTCTTGCGTGGGAAAACGAAAATGAAGTTGCTAAATTAAGTGGCtacattaatttttatttttatacaatagCTTAGAGCTTAAGTATATTAGAAGGAAACTAATTTTGGCAGGAATAAAATAAATTGCCTTTAACATTAAAAAGCAAGAAATTCATTCCAAAGGATTGTAAAAGGCAAGTGAATTAGAGACCACCCAGATACTATTTGGTCTTATCTTAATTTCTCTTTTCAATTTGCTCCCCATCTTAGAGCCAATTGAACGGTAAGCAAAAATGCCTTTGAAAAAAGTTTTATTCTTTTTTCTGAACAAAGGATAATAATGGCAGATGATAAGATGGGTTTATTGTGTAGCTCAAAAACAAAATCAACGGCAATGATGGAGTGGGTAccctttcttttttgtttaatcCCTGCACGAGCTCCtcttgaatttttcttttaaaatattaatattcaaattattcaTTACCAAACAAAACAGAGACAATTCCAGACCATATTCGTTTATTACACTTTAATCATTCTTAAatcataattaagaaatatattaAAAGAGAAACAAGCACaaaataatattagtattatATGATATAACACACAAAGCAGCAGTTGAACTGTCAACAAATTATATATACTATTCTTTTTTCTTTATGAAATAAAGCCAAAAGGCAAACCAGAACCCGATAAACAAAGCATATCAAAGTCTCACATCACGTTATCATAATATATCGATATTTCTTCAAAGatatttacattttcaatattttcctttcatttttcttttcccgTCTAAAATCTAATTTCATTGTTTCTCTTTTGGATTTTTTTATTACAATCTCCATGTGCGGTGGTGGGGACAGTTTTATACTGACACATCTGAGTGCCTGGCAGCGGCGTTGCCGGATCTTGGTTGCCGTAGAAGCTCTATTAATGTCTCCGCCTGTCCAAATAATGACAAACAAAACGACAAGGGAATCACTCCACCCATTAGACAAAATAATACAAAATGAAACCTGGAAATTTTTGAAAAACTAATAATGAGAAAAGAAGATGTCAATCAAAATAATACCCAAAACACGGCGTTGCCACTAACGCGTTCGAAGACAGAGTCACTTTGTCGCTCAAAATGGTAAAATAGATGGGAGGAAAAGTGTAAATGACGTGGCAAAATATTGTACACATCTTTCTTTTCTTGCACTAAAAAGGAGCCATAAAAACAGGCAACAATTTCCTTTTTTTCAAAAAACAACCGTGACACGTCAACGAACGATGACTAACCAACCCGGATTTTACTGTTTTGTGAACTAAAACTTAATGCAGTTACTAGTAACTTACCTTTTGCTTGGCGCGATTGGTGCCGGACTGAGACAAAGCGACTAAGGGAGGAATGGCTCCTTCGCGGGCCACCATAGTACGGAACAGCACACTATCTTCGCAAATCTGTAACAAGATTGCTACGGCGATTTCCTTTTGCCTTTGCGATCCGACTTCGATGATTTCCACTAAAACGGGAATCCCTCCTTCTTCGACTAATGCCGTTTTAGCTTCTGGTACGGGTACCAACACGCTCATAACGAAAGCCGACTTGTCAACCATGTTTGACCCGAAGTCGGCCATTAATTCCACTAGAGGTCTCATGATCCCTGCTTCAACGGCCCTGATTTTGTTCTCTTTAACCGTGCATAGAGAATAAAGCGCCGTTGATGCGTCCTTTTTCCCGCGAAATCCACCGTTTTCGAGAAGATTAACTAGCAGTGGAATAGCTCCTGACCGTCCGATCGCTACCTTGTTTTCTTCTACCTGCGATAGCCGAAGCAAAGCACAAGCTGCGTTTTCTTTAGCCGTTGAAGTTCCTGTTCTCAAAGCTCTAACTAGTGGCTTAATCGCTCCCGCGGAGGCTATAAGTTCTTTGTTCTCATCGCATAAAGAGAGATTCAAAATCGCCGTCACGCCGTTTTCTTGAAGATAGGGATCAGAGGATGAAATTAACGAAATCAGAGGCCTAATCGCGCCAGCTTTAGCGATCTTGAGTCGATTCTCCGGCTTGTTCTTCGCCAGAAGCCTAAGCTCCAAAGCCGCTTGCTTTTGCTCGTCAATCGAACAGGAATCGAGATCCGATACGAGCTGCCGTATCAACTCATCCGAATTCTCGGAATTAGCACAGGCGAGTACTAATCGCCGGTTCTGAGACGATGCGGATGGGAACTCCCCCGATCTATCGCTGTTACAATCACTGAAAGCTGTAGAATCGTCGTTGATACTCAAATCATTAAAGCTCCTCCCCATATACTTGTAATTCACCGGATTCTCTGTCTCCATATCTAAGTCACCACACTGTCACTGCATCAAAATCTAGCCAGCGTTAATCGAAAACCACGATTCAGGATGGATGTTCAAATCGGATAAAACCGGAATCGGCAACGAGGCGTATCCGAGTTAGTTGATAAAGGGCTAAAAAATAGTGAAAGAGCGAGGGATAGGGGGAGAATATAAGGGGAATCAGTTTCAACCTACACAATTCGGCTAGACTTTTGCAGTGGGGGGGTCTTGGGGTGACACGTGTACTTTTTACCGTACCAAAAAAACCAAAGCCTGATAGGAGCACGTGCGATGCGAATGGTGTCCCTTTTTAGGCGCGTGCATAGAAACTAGATGGTTGGATTGTCTAATCGATAAAAGAGTGGTTTTCATGGAAGATGAAATCGTTTTCCGGTTTTCGCAATTTCTCTTTCATCGATAAAATTAAAAAGACTTCCCACGATTTAGAAAGTTCAGCTGATCCACAGATAAAACTGGAGCATGGTTTTTGGTACTG is part of the Gossypium arboreum isolate Shixiya-1 chromosome 5, ASM2569848v2, whole genome shotgun sequence genome and harbors:
- the LOC108450525 gene encoding U-box domain-containing protein 4-like, whose protein sequence is METENPVNYKYMGRSFNDLSINDDSTAFSDCNSDRSGEFPSASSQNRRLVLACANSENSDELIRQLVSDLDSCSIDEQKQAALELRLLAKNKPENRLKIAKAGAIRPLISLISSSDPYLQENGVTAILNLSLCDENKELIASAGAIKPLVRALRTGTSTAKENAACALLRLSQVEENKVAIGRSGAIPLLVNLLENGGFRGKKDASTALYSLCTVKENKIRAVEAGIMRPLVELMADFGSNMVDKSAFVMSVLVPVPEAKTALVEEGGIPVLVEIIEVGSQRQKEIAVAILLQICEDSVLFRTMVAREGAIPPLVALSQSGTNRAKQKAETLIELLRQPRSGNAAARHSDVSV